From the genome of Pelobacter propionicus DSM 2379, one region includes:
- the kdsA gene encoding 3-deoxy-8-phosphooctulonate synthase, producing the protein MTREIVIGGVKIGAKRPLALVAGPCVIESELATMRQAERLMTICNALSLPLIFKASYDKANRTSIGAYRGPGMREGLRILRKVKESLGLAVLSDVHSIEQVAPAAEVLDVLQIPAFLCRQTDLLIAAAATGRVINVKKGQFLAPWDMKNVAAKIASSGNENIILTERGASFGYNNLVVDMRSFPVMRASGYPVIFDATHSVQLPGGQGESSGGQREFVEFLSRAAVAAGVDGIFMEVHEEPEKALCDGPNSIALNDLPALLATLKAIDAVVK; encoded by the coding sequence GTGACCCGCGAGATCGTTATCGGCGGCGTGAAAATCGGTGCCAAACGCCCGTTGGCACTGGTGGCTGGCCCCTGCGTGATCGAATCAGAGTTGGCCACCATGCGTCAGGCCGAACGCCTGATGACCATCTGCAACGCGCTTTCCCTGCCGCTGATCTTCAAGGCCTCCTACGACAAGGCCAACCGCACCTCCATCGGCGCCTACCGCGGTCCGGGCATGCGAGAGGGGCTGCGCATCCTGCGGAAAGTCAAGGAATCCCTCGGCCTGGCAGTGCTCTCCGACGTGCATTCCATAGAGCAGGTGGCGCCCGCCGCCGAAGTGCTGGACGTTTTGCAGATTCCGGCCTTCCTCTGTCGCCAGACCGATCTGTTGATTGCTGCAGCCGCCACCGGCCGGGTGATCAATGTCAAGAAAGGGCAATTTCTAGCTCCTTGGGACATGAAGAACGTGGCTGCCAAAATTGCCTCCAGCGGTAACGAGAACATCATCCTCACTGAACGGGGTGCCTCCTTCGGCTACAACAACCTGGTGGTGGATATGCGCAGCTTCCCTGTCATGCGCGCCAGCGGCTACCCGGTGATCTTCGATGCCACCCACAGCGTGCAACTGCCTGGCGGACAAGGTGAAAGCTCCGGTGGGCAGCGGGAATTCGTGGAATTCCTCTCCCGCGCGGCGGTTGCCGCCGGCGTGGACGGCATATTCATGGAGGTTCACGAGGAGCCGGAAAAGGCGCTCTGCGACGGCCCCAACTCCATCGCGCTGAACGACCTGCCGGCGCTGCTCGCTACGCTTAAGGCCATTGATGCCGTCGTGAAATAG
- a CDS encoding protein-glutamate methylesterase/protein-glutamine glutaminase — MEKIKVLVIDDSVLVRQTLCEILNSDPGILVIATAADPILAAERLRTVVPDVITLDVEMPRMDGLTFLQKLMSQHPIPVVMCSSLAESGSETALKALEYGAVDIITKPKLGTKQFIEESRVRICDAIKGAAAARLEPMRAMRTMKEISPKYTADVIMEKPNTKAMIQTTEKVVVVGASTGGTEALKVFLEMLPEDTPGIVIVQHMPENFTAAFAKRLDATCRVTVKEARDNDTIVRGRALIAPGNHHALLKRSGARYYVEIKDGPLVSRHRPSVDVLFRSAARYAGRNAVGVIMTGMGDDGARGMREMYDAGAITIAQDEATCVVYGMPCEAVKQGGVHKITPLQHIAAEVLRLCC, encoded by the coding sequence GTGGAAAAAATCAAGGTACTGGTGATCGATGATTCGGTGTTGGTGCGTCAGACATTGTGCGAAATTCTCAATTCCGATCCCGGAATCCTGGTGATTGCCACGGCCGCCGATCCCATACTGGCGGCGGAGCGTCTGAGAACGGTCGTTCCCGATGTGATCACGCTGGATGTGGAGATGCCGCGCATGGATGGTTTGACGTTCCTGCAGAAACTGATGAGCCAGCACCCCATTCCGGTGGTGATGTGTTCCAGTCTGGCGGAGAGCGGCAGTGAAACAGCGCTCAAGGCCCTGGAATACGGTGCGGTGGATATCATTACCAAACCAAAGCTGGGAACCAAGCAGTTTATCGAGGAGTCACGGGTCCGTATCTGCGATGCCATCAAGGGGGCTGCCGCGGCCAGGCTGGAACCGATGCGGGCGATGCGAACCATGAAAGAGATATCGCCCAAATACACCGCAGATGTGATCATGGAAAAGCCCAATACCAAGGCCATGATCCAGACCACCGAAAAGGTTGTGGTGGTGGGCGCCTCAACCGGCGGCACCGAGGCGCTCAAGGTCTTTCTGGAGATGCTCCCCGAGGATACCCCCGGCATCGTCATCGTTCAACACATGCCGGAGAACTTCACCGCCGCATTCGCCAAGCGTCTGGATGCCACCTGCCGGGTGACGGTCAAGGAGGCACGGGACAACGATACGATTGTGCGAGGCAGGGCGCTGATCGCGCCGGGCAACCATCACGCACTTCTCAAGCGCAGTGGCGCGCGCTATTACGTGGAGATTAAGGATGGTCCACTGGTATCCCGACACCGCCCCTCGGTGGATGTGCTCTTCCGTTCCGCGGCTCGCTATGCCGGAAGAAACGCGGTCGGTGTGATCATGACCGGCATGGGGGACGACGGAGCGCGGGGCATGCGGGAGATGTACGACGCCGGAGCCATCACCATCGCCCAGGATGAGGCGACCTGCGTGGTTTACGGCATGCCGTGCGAGGCGGTAAAGCAGGGAGGTGTCCACAAGATAACGCCGCTTCAACATATTGCAGCCGAGGTGCTGCGACTCTGCTGCTAA
- a CDS encoding EAL and HDOD domain-containing protein, with translation MEKRSDKFFLGRQPILNRHQEIIGFELLFRSTDFNAASFTNYSHASASVISNVMSSFGIEEVLGGKLGFINVNLEVLFSEFIELLPIGQTVIELLEIIDLNEHVVERCRELRKLGFQLALDDHEYSEEHDEIYKVIHIVKIDILQSDMSKLPEIVRTFRRRRIRVLAEKVETVEQFEACFRMGFDYFQGYFFERPVILNRKRIDVSAMAMMKLLQQLIMDASLSELEQTFKENPGLSYNLLRLVNSVGIGLRNKIKNLRHAIVLLGLNQLRRWAQLSLFAINDSRGLNHPLLEMAVVRGHMMEHLTDGKRSQDEYGEAAFMTGILSLLDVLFETPMEEIVEGLHLSDDVSAALLSRQGKLGMLLALAEKVETTDFDAVIPMLDECNVTMTQLLAAQMEAFGWRAGVIAQK, from the coding sequence GTGGAAAAAAGATCGGACAAGTTCTTCCTCGGGCGCCAGCCCATCCTGAATCGCCATCAGGAGATCATCGGTTTCGAGCTGCTTTTCAGGTCCACCGATTTTAATGCAGCCAGTTTCACCAACTACTCCCACGCCAGCGCCAGTGTCATCAGCAACGTCATGTCCAGCTTCGGCATCGAGGAGGTTTTGGGGGGAAAGCTCGGCTTCATCAATGTCAACCTCGAAGTGCTCTTCTCCGAATTCATCGAACTGCTCCCCATCGGCCAGACGGTCATCGAACTGCTGGAGATCATCGATCTGAACGAACATGTGGTGGAACGTTGCCGGGAACTGAGAAAGCTCGGTTTCCAGCTGGCGTTGGACGATCATGAGTACAGCGAGGAGCATGACGAGATCTACAAGGTCATTCATATCGTCAAGATCGATATCCTGCAGAGCGATATGAGCAAACTGCCTGAGATCGTGCGCACCTTCCGCCGCCGTCGCATACGGGTGCTGGCTGAGAAGGTGGAGACGGTGGAGCAGTTCGAGGCCTGTTTCAGGATGGGCTTCGACTATTTCCAGGGCTACTTCTTCGAGCGGCCGGTGATCCTCAACAGAAAGCGCATCGACGTGTCGGCCATGGCCATGATGAAGCTTCTGCAGCAGTTGATCATGGATGCCTCGCTGTCGGAGCTGGAACAGACCTTCAAGGAGAACCCCGGCCTTTCCTACAACCTACTGCGTCTGGTCAATTCCGTGGGCATTGGCCTGCGCAACAAGATCAAGAACCTGCGTCATGCCATCGTGCTCCTGGGACTCAACCAGCTCAGACGCTGGGCTCAACTGTCGTTGTTCGCCATCAACGACAGCCGCGGTCTGAACCACCCCCTGCTGGAGATGGCGGTGGTGCGGGGGCATATGATGGAACATCTGACTGACGGTAAACGCTCCCAGGACGAATACGGTGAGGCCGCCTTCATGACCGGCATCCTGTCGCTTTTGGATGTGCTCTTCGAAACTCCCATGGAGGAGATCGTGGAGGGGCTGCATCTGAGCGACGACGTGAGCGCGGCGCTGCTCTCCCGTCAGGGGAAGCTGGGCATGCTGCTGGCCCTGGCGGAGAAGGTGGAAACCACCGATTTCGATGCCGTCATCCCCATGTTGGATGAGTGCAATGTCACCATGACTCAGCTGCTGGCGGCCCAGATGGAGGCCTTTGGCTGGCGGGCGGGGGTGATCGCGCAGAAGTAG
- a CDS encoding SPFH domain-containing protein: MPGVTIVIVLLAVVAATLFAGVKTVPQGQEWVVERLGKYHVTLKPGLNFIIPYIDTVAYKVSTKGDVLSVGAQEVITKDNAVIITNAIAFIKVTDPTRAVYEIQNYEYAIQNLVMTSLRAIIGQMDLNSALSEREHIKARLQDNISKEVANWGIYVQSVEIQDIKPSDSMQKAMEQQASADRFKQATILEAEGKREATIREAEGRLEAAKREAEAQVRLAQASAKAISDISIAIQDKDLPAVFLLGDRYLSTMQKIATSPNSKLVILPSDLPAAVRGLMGKGEK; encoded by the coding sequence ATGCCAGGAGTGACCATCGTCATCGTACTGTTAGCCGTTGTGGCGGCAACGCTCTTCGCCGGAGTCAAGACCGTGCCCCAGGGGCAGGAGTGGGTAGTGGAGCGTTTGGGCAAGTATCACGTCACCCTCAAGCCGGGACTCAACTTCATTATTCCCTACATCGACACCGTGGCCTACAAGGTCTCCACCAAGGGGGACGTGCTCTCCGTGGGCGCCCAGGAGGTGATCACCAAGGACAACGCGGTGATCATCACCAACGCCATCGCCTTCATCAAGGTCACCGACCCGACCCGGGCCGTGTACGAGATCCAGAACTACGAGTATGCTATCCAGAACCTGGTCATGACCTCGCTGCGCGCCATCATCGGCCAGATGGATCTGAACAGCGCCCTCTCGGAACGGGAGCACATCAAGGCCCGCCTGCAGGACAACATCTCCAAGGAGGTGGCAAACTGGGGCATCTATGTGCAGTCGGTGGAGATCCAGGATATCAAACCCTCGGATTCCATGCAGAAGGCCATGGAGCAGCAGGCCAGCGCCGACCGCTTCAAGCAGGCCACCATACTGGAGGCAGAGGGAAAACGGGAGGCCACCATCCGTGAGGCTGAGGGGCGACTGGAGGCTGCCAAGCGCGAGGCTGAGGCCCAGGTTCGGCTGGCCCAGGCTTCGGCCAAGGCCATCAGCGACATCAGCATAGCCATCCAGGACAAGGACCTGCCGGCCGTGTTTCTGCTGGGCGACCGCTACCTCAGCACCATGCAGAAGATAGCCACCTCTCCCAACTCAAAGCTGGTTATCCTCCCCTCCGATCTTCCGGCCGCGGTGCGGGGCCTTATGGGCAAGGGCGAAAAGTAG
- a CDS encoding NfeD family protein, with amino-acid sequence MHFEWWYWIIAGFVLIGLELIVPSFTIIWFGLGALVVGLLKAAWPGFPVTGQILLWSIASVCFTTLWFKYLKPRNRTHAGMSKEGIVGETGIIIRGTDDSYGKGVVRFRISVLGADEWSCYSEQTLHVGDSVRVTDIEGQILKVTKI; translated from the coding sequence ATGCACTTCGAATGGTGGTACTGGATCATCGCGGGATTTGTTCTGATCGGCCTGGAACTGATCGTTCCCTCGTTCACGATCATCTGGTTCGGCCTGGGCGCCCTGGTGGTCGGCCTTCTCAAGGCTGCCTGGCCCGGGTTTCCCGTAACCGGCCAGATTCTGCTCTGGAGCATCGCTTCGGTCTGCTTCACCACCCTCTGGTTCAAATATCTCAAACCCAGGAACAGAACCCATGCCGGCATGTCAAAGGAAGGCATCGTGGGCGAGACCGGCATCATCATCCGCGGAACCGACGACAGCTACGGCAAGGGGGTAGTCAGGTTCCGCATCTCCGTGCTGGGTGCCGACGAATGGAGTTGCTATTCGGAGCAGACCCTGCATGTGGGAGACAGCGTGCGGGTCACGGATATCGAAGGCCAGATTCTCAAAGTCACAAAAATCTAG
- a CDS encoding mechanosensitive ion channel family protein: protein MENVNRYQELAVTYITAIGTKIIAALIFWIVGRWLIGLVGRMMQQAFERQKLDPSLIRYIGNFVAVTLNIILVVAILGYFGVQTTTFAALVAGVGIAVGAAWSGLLANLAAGIFLIVLRPFKVTDFVTIGGITGTIQEIGLFTTSLNTPDNILTIIGNGKIFGDTIQNYTHNPFRRVELKCQLAGSADHLAAMQLLRQKLATIPNVLKEPAVDVEILEFNLVGPMLAVRPYCHNDNYWQVYFDGNRTIRESLTEAGFPAPMPAQVVLMQNPQA from the coding sequence ATGGAAAACGTGAACAGGTACCAGGAACTTGCCGTAACCTACATCACGGCAATCGGCACCAAGATCATCGCCGCGCTTATCTTCTGGATCGTCGGCCGCTGGCTGATCGGACTGGTGGGACGCATGATGCAGCAGGCGTTTGAGAGACAGAAGCTGGATCCCAGCCTGATCCGTTACATCGGCAATTTCGTGGCCGTAACCCTGAACATCATCCTGGTTGTGGCCATCTTGGGATACTTCGGGGTCCAGACAACCACCTTCGCCGCCCTGGTGGCCGGCGTCGGCATCGCCGTCGGCGCGGCCTGGAGCGGCCTGCTTGCCAACCTGGCCGCAGGCATATTCCTGATCGTGCTGCGACCGTTCAAGGTGACCGATTTTGTAACCATCGGAGGCATTACCGGCACCATACAGGAGATCGGGCTCTTTACCACCAGCCTCAACACTCCGGACAACATTCTGACGATTATCGGCAATGGCAAGATCTTCGGCGATACGATCCAGAATTATACCCACAATCCCTTCCGCAGGGTGGAGCTGAAATGCCAGCTGGCGGGGAGCGCCGACCATCTGGCAGCCATGCAGCTCCTGCGTCAGAAGCTGGCGACAATCCCCAATGTCCTCAAGGAACCGGCTGTCGATGTGGAAATCCTGGAGTTCAATCTGGTGGGGCCGATGCTTGCCGTGCGTCCCTACTGCCACAACGACAACTACTGGCAGGTATACTTCGACGGTAATCGCACCATCCGCGAATCACTGACAGAGGCTGGTTTCCCGGCGCCCATGCCGGCCCAGGTAGTGCTGATGCAGAACCCTCAGGCATAA
- a CDS encoding CTP synthase: protein MKTKFIFITGGVVSSIGKGLAAASLGALLEARGLRVTLQKLDPYINVDPGTMSPFQHGEVFVTDDGAETDLDLGHYERFTNARLSKKSNFTTGQVYFSVIDKERRGDYLGGTVQVIPHITDEMKCKIIENAKGADVAIVEVGGTVGDIESLPFLEAIRQFRFDRGAGNTLYVHVTLVPYIRTAGELKTKPTQHSVMELRKIGIQPDILLCRSEREIPQEMKNKIALFCNVDVKDVIPVVDSEHIYYVPLALSKERLDERVVEKLNIWTKAPDLTPWQDVVETVCHPGHGEVRIAIVGKYVNLTESYKSLSEALTHGGIANDCRVSLKYIDSEKIERDGIDGHLVDMDAVLVPGGFGERGTEGKVMAIEYARLHKIPFFGICLGMQMAVVEYARNVCHIDDACSSEFKKGCGNPVIHLMEEQKSVSKKGGTMRLGGYPCSLEKGTLAHVAYNAQEISERHRHRYEFNNAYREVLTKNGLILSGIYRDKDLVEVVEIADHPWFLGCQFHPEFKSKPLAPHPLFKSFVRAALIQRDAR from the coding sequence ATGAAAACAAAATTCATCTTTATTACCGGCGGTGTCGTTTCCTCCATCGGTAAGGGACTGGCTGCCGCGTCGCTGGGCGCATTACTGGAGGCGCGTGGTCTGCGGGTTACGTTGCAGAAGCTGGACCCCTACATCAACGTTGACCCGGGAACCATGTCGCCGTTTCAGCATGGGGAGGTCTTCGTCACCGACGATGGCGCCGAAACAGACCTGGACCTGGGGCATTACGAGCGTTTCACCAATGCTCGCCTCTCCAAGAAGAGTAACTTCACCACCGGCCAGGTGTATTTTTCTGTCATCGACAAGGAGCGCCGCGGGGATTATCTGGGCGGCACGGTGCAGGTAATCCCGCACATCACCGACGAGATGAAGTGCAAGATCATCGAGAATGCCAAAGGCGCCGATGTGGCCATCGTCGAAGTGGGCGGAACCGTGGGTGACATCGAGTCGCTCCCCTTCCTGGAAGCCATCCGCCAGTTCCGCTTCGACCGGGGGGCTGGCAATACCCTCTACGTCCACGTCACCCTGGTGCCCTACATCCGCACGGCTGGCGAGCTTAAGACCAAGCCGACCCAGCATTCGGTCATGGAACTGCGCAAGATCGGTATCCAGCCGGATATTCTGCTCTGCCGCTCCGAGCGGGAGATCCCCCAGGAAATGAAGAACAAGATCGCACTGTTCTGCAACGTGGATGTGAAGGACGTCATCCCGGTGGTTGACAGCGAACATATCTACTACGTACCGCTGGCGCTGAGCAAGGAGCGACTGGACGAACGGGTGGTGGAAAAGCTTAACATCTGGACAAAGGCGCCCGACCTGACCCCCTGGCAAGACGTGGTGGAAACGGTCTGCCACCCCGGTCATGGCGAAGTGCGCATCGCCATCGTGGGCAAATACGTCAACCTGACCGAGTCGTACAAGTCGCTGTCCGAGGCGCTGACCCATGGTGGCATCGCTAATGACTGCCGCGTTTCCCTCAAGTACATCGATTCGGAGAAAATCGAGCGGGACGGCATCGATGGCCACCTGGTGGATATGGATGCCGTGCTGGTGCCGGGAGGATTCGGCGAGCGTGGCACAGAAGGCAAAGTCATGGCCATCGAATACGCCCGGTTGCACAAGATTCCCTTCTTCGGCATCTGCCTCGGCATGCAGATGGCGGTGGTGGAATACGCCCGCAACGTCTGCCATATCGACGACGCCTGCTCCAGCGAGTTCAAGAAGGGGTGCGGCAATCCGGTGATCCATCTGATGGAGGAGCAGAAGAGTGTCAGCAAGAAGGGGGGCACCATGCGTCTGGGGGGATACCCCTGCTCCCTGGAGAAGGGCACCCTGGCCCATGTGGCCTACAATGCCCAGGAGATATCCGAGCGCCACCGCCATCGCTATGAATTCAACAACGCCTATCGGGAGGTTTTGACCAAAAACGGGCTGATCCTCTCCGGCATCTACCGTGACAAGGATCTGGTGGAGGTGGTGGAGATCGCCGACCATCCCTGGTTCCTGGGATGCCAGTTCCACCCCGAATTCAAATCGAAGCCCTTGGCGCCCCATCCCCTGTTCAAGTCGTTTGTGCGCGCTGCCCTGATCCAGCGCGATGCGAGGTAA
- the pcnB gene encoding polynucleotide adenylyltransferase PcnB, protein MKKKKNCSVIIPRQEHEISRKLVSPNALRTLYRLKDNGFIGYLVGGCVRDLLLGREPKDFDVVTNATPNQVKRIFRNCRLVGRRFRLAHIHFQDEIIEVATFRSPASDEPDPAPKKPDETEQRHPRMLKDDDGMILRDNVYGTPEEDALRRDFTVNSLAYNIADFSIIDFTGGLADLSAGIIRTIGDPAVRFQEDPVRMLRAVRFAAQLGFTIEEQTRKALVAATDTIVRSAPPRLYEEVLKLFLSGEGAKCYDHLSRTGLFAALFPDFSNWLGVEGECFPHTRFGEMLAHVDSRIQQGHKVSPPLLLALLFGEYIDDKAERFRRQNMPWQQSVNAAVAEFMGETCPIVMIANRVGIALRDIISQQMRLKKIPGRRPESLIARNDFSDIIEYCRITRGNRKDIVKQLDWWETRAGQLPQTPTADEPAEETGAPQRKRKRRRRRRNPDAKSTTEGA, encoded by the coding sequence ATGAAAAAGAAAAAGAACTGCTCGGTGATCATCCCCCGGCAGGAGCATGAGATATCCCGTAAACTGGTGAGCCCGAACGCCCTGCGCACCCTCTACCGTTTGAAAGACAACGGCTTTATCGGCTATCTCGTGGGCGGCTGTGTGCGCGACCTCCTGCTCGGTCGAGAGCCGAAGGATTTCGACGTGGTAACCAATGCCACCCCTAACCAGGTGAAGCGGATATTCCGCAACTGCCGCCTTGTCGGGAGACGCTTTCGTCTTGCGCACATCCACTTCCAGGATGAGATCATCGAGGTGGCGACCTTTCGCTCCCCGGCTTCGGACGAGCCGGATCCCGCGCCGAAAAAACCAGACGAGACGGAGCAGCGACACCCGAGGATGTTGAAGGACGATGACGGCATGATCCTGCGGGACAATGTCTACGGCACCCCCGAAGAGGATGCCCTGCGCCGCGACTTCACCGTCAACTCGCTTGCCTACAATATTGCCGACTTCTCGATCATTGACTTCACCGGCGGCCTCGCCGACCTTAGTGCCGGCATCATTCGCACCATCGGCGATCCCGCCGTCCGTTTCCAGGAAGACCCGGTACGGATGCTGCGAGCGGTGCGCTTTGCCGCCCAGCTCGGCTTCACCATCGAGGAACAGACCCGGAAGGCGCTGGTCGCCGCCACGGATACCATTGTCAGGTCTGCGCCGCCCCGCCTCTACGAAGAGGTGCTCAAGCTGTTCCTCTCGGGAGAAGGAGCCAAGTGCTACGATCACCTCAGCCGGACCGGACTCTTTGCGGCGCTTTTCCCGGATTTTTCGAACTGGCTCGGCGTCGAAGGCGAGTGTTTTCCCCACACCCGCTTCGGGGAAATGCTCGCTCACGTCGATTCGCGCATCCAGCAGGGTCACAAAGTCTCCCCGCCACTTCTCCTGGCACTCCTTTTCGGCGAGTACATCGATGACAAGGCGGAGCGTTTTCGCCGCCAGAATATGCCTTGGCAGCAGAGCGTTAACGCCGCGGTCGCGGAGTTCATGGGCGAAACCTGCCCGATCGTCATGATCGCCAACCGAGTCGGGATCGCACTCCGCGACATCATCAGCCAGCAGATGCGCCTGAAAAAGATCCCCGGCCGTCGACCGGAGTCGCTCATCGCCCGTAACGATTTCAGTGATATCATCGAATACTGCCGGATCACCCGCGGCAACAGGAAGGATATCGTCAAACAGCTGGACTGGTGGGAAACTCGGGCAGGGCAGCTGCCTCAGACGCCGACGGCGGACGAACCTGCCGAAGAAACCGGGGCACCGCAACGAAAGAGAAAGAGACGCCGGCGACGACGAAACCCTGATGCGAAAAGCACGACGGAAGGGGCATAG
- a CDS encoding cob(I)yrinic acid a,c-diamide adenosyltransferase, whose amino-acid sequence MLEKGYVQIYTGNGKGKTTAAIGLAVRALGAGLRVLFLQFMKSRVYSEHDIMPAISPNLTLETMGKPYFVVEEGSVPQEEIDKWGEGVVVFPPGKPPRDYVEIVAKGMERARQAVSSGEYDLVVLDEIVVALHFGLVSWEQVRDVLDCKKDSVELVLTGRGASPELLARADLVTEMRETKHYYASGVEARKGIEC is encoded by the coding sequence ATGCTGGAAAAGGGATACGTGCAGATCTACACGGGGAATGGAAAGGGGAAGACGACGGCGGCCATCGGACTGGCGGTACGGGCGCTGGGCGCTGGGTTGCGGGTGCTCTTCCTGCAGTTCATGAAATCACGGGTCTACAGCGAACATGACATCATGCCGGCCATATCCCCCAATCTGACCCTGGAAACCATGGGCAAACCGTACTTCGTGGTTGAGGAGGGGAGCGTTCCCCAGGAGGAGATCGATAAGTGGGGGGAGGGGGTGGTTGTCTTCCCTCCGGGAAAACCGCCCCGCGACTATGTGGAGATCGTGGCCAAGGGGATGGAGAGGGCCAGGCAGGCGGTTAGCAGTGGCGAGTACGATCTGGTGGTTCTTGACGAAATCGTGGTGGCGCTGCATTTCGGGCTCGTGAGCTGGGAGCAGGTGCGGGATGTCCTTGATTGCAAAAAAGATTCGGTGGAACTTGTGCTTACCGGCAGGGGCGCCAGTCCCGAGCTGCTGGCGCGGGCCGATCTGGTTACGGAGATGCGGGAGACCAAGCATTATTACGCCAGCGGCGTGGAGGCCAGGAAGGGGATCGAATGCTGA
- the kdsB gene encoding 3-deoxy-manno-octulosonate cytidylyltransferase, which produces MNITAVIPARFASVRFPGKALAIIDGKPMIQHVYERTARASLVDSVIIATDDERIQQAVSVFGGVCRMTRNDHETGTDRLAEVAGTLSADIIVNVQGDEPLIAPEMIDQAIRPLLDDPSLRMATLKSRIRCLHDFLSPNVVKVVTDRDGNALYFSRSPLPFFRDKWQDLKDESFASGKLLCYKHVGLYVYRRDFLVEFAAMAPTFLETSEKLEQLRALENGARIRVVETEFESIGVDTPDDLVKARERFRAIQSK; this is translated from the coding sequence ATGAACATCACAGCAGTCATTCCAGCCCGCTTTGCTTCTGTGCGTTTTCCGGGCAAGGCGCTGGCCATCATCGACGGCAAGCCGATGATCCAACATGTCTACGAGCGCACGGCACGGGCTTCACTGGTGGACTCGGTCATTATCGCTACCGATGACGAGCGTATCCAGCAGGCGGTTTCGGTCTTCGGCGGTGTCTGTCGCATGACCCGCAATGACCACGAAACAGGAACCGATCGTCTGGCCGAGGTGGCTGGGACGCTCTCCGCCGACATCATCGTCAATGTCCAGGGGGATGAGCCGCTGATCGCTCCCGAGATGATCGACCAGGCTATCCGCCCGCTCCTTGATGACCCGTCCCTGCGCATGGCTACACTCAAGAGCCGCATCCGCTGCCTGCACGATTTTTTGAGCCCCAATGTGGTCAAGGTGGTAACCGACCGGGACGGCAATGCGCTGTACTTCTCCCGCTCGCCCCTGCCGTTCTTCCGGGACAAGTGGCAGGATCTCAAGGACGAGTCATTCGCCAGCGGGAAGCTGCTCTGCTACAAGCATGTGGGGCTGTACGTCTATCGTCGTGATTTTCTGGTGGAGTTCGCCGCTATGGCGCCCACCTTTCTGGAAACTTCCGAGAAACTGGAGCAGTTGCGAGCGCTGGAAAACGGCGCCCGTATCCGCGTCGTCGAGACTGAGTTTGAATCCATTGGTGTGGACACCCCCGATGACCTGGTCAAGGCCAGGGAGCGGTTCAGAGCCATTCAGTCCAAGTAA